The Allorhodopirellula heiligendammensis genome includes a window with the following:
- a CDS encoding PSD1 and planctomycete cytochrome C domain-containing protein — MIKLFQFLPLFLLASAAIAETRQPLNFNRDIRPILSNKCFACHGPDSQNRDAGYRLDTSEGAFADLGGYAGIVPGDPDASELVLRITNDDVDMRMPPQEHKNPLTDEEIDLLTRWIEDGAEFTGHWAFEPIQRPEPPATMTTTGVIDRFIAAQLEQSDLGFSPEASPETLVRRLYLDLTGLPPTLAQVDAFLKNPELEYETTIDHLMDSPQFAERMAMEWLDVARFADTNGYSIDDHRDMWAWRDWVIQAFQNNLPYDEFIRQQLAGDLMDNPTEQQKIATGFLRNSMNTHEGGTIAEEYRVATIIDKVDTVATAFMGLTMRCAQCHDHKYDPISQRDYYRFFAFFNTSTEPGKGGVNGNTKPMISVDPILPDDAAFRASLESRIASLQHAKANPENLLGDARQVWERETLAKADASLVTQAVTTFVSRALPMPFFAASEFPPQLDLVAALRKPDQERSLEDQNLVAAEFGKANTDMGKLVASIDGEIDLLRKSLASGKTSVMVMNEDAADRLTPILMRGQYDQHGEIVDPGIPEILGSLPPSTRADRLALADWLIDPDHPLTARVAVNRYWQMLFGTGIVKTSEDFGSQGEWPSHPELLDWLAAEFLESDWNVRDLLKRMLMSRTYRQSSNVDEELLEVDPYNRLYARAPRFRLSAEAVRDSELAIAGLLNTAVGGPSVYPPQPLGLWKEVSHFGYGGFFSAQHYFADRDEEVYRRSLYMFWKRTSPPPVMTTFDAPSRETCTVRRSLTNTPLQALVLMNAPQFVEASRGLAMRMLNAGESVVAQIGHGFRLATARNPSPDELEILSAAYERQLAYFTASPDRAASYLGRQDSRTMNAVDSAAVQRTDRTGHINYGAISDYPQIAAMSSVASLILNLDETITRE; from the coding sequence ATGATAAAATTATTTCAGTTCTTGCCGCTATTTCTATTGGCGTCCGCAGCCATCGCTGAAACGCGGCAGCCGCTGAACTTCAATCGCGATATTCGCCCAATCTTGTCAAACAAGTGTTTTGCGTGTCATGGCCCAGACTCGCAAAATCGTGATGCAGGGTACCGGCTCGATACCAGCGAAGGTGCCTTCGCCGACTTAGGCGGCTATGCCGGGATCGTTCCCGGCGATCCCGATGCGAGCGAATTAGTGCTGCGCATCACCAACGATGACGTGGACATGCGGATGCCGCCTCAAGAGCACAAGAACCCGCTCACTGACGAGGAAATTGACCTACTCACACGATGGATCGAAGATGGGGCCGAGTTCACCGGACACTGGGCATTTGAACCGATACAGCGGCCCGAGCCACCAGCGACGATGACGACTACCGGGGTGATCGACCGATTCATTGCCGCTCAACTAGAGCAGAGCGATCTGGGTTTCTCGCCCGAGGCATCACCCGAAACCCTTGTCCGCCGCTTGTATCTCGATTTAACCGGCTTGCCCCCAACCCTGGCGCAGGTCGACGCGTTTCTAAAAAACCCCGAGTTGGAGTACGAAACCACAATCGACCACCTGATGGACAGTCCGCAGTTCGCTGAGCGGATGGCCATGGAGTGGCTCGATGTCGCGCGCTTCGCTGACACGAATGGTTATTCGATCGATGACCACCGCGACATGTGGGCGTGGCGAGACTGGGTGATCCAGGCGTTTCAAAATAATTTGCCGTACGATGAGTTCATCCGTCAACAGCTTGCTGGTGACCTGATGGACAACCCGACTGAGCAACAAAAGATCGCGACTGGTTTTCTGCGAAACAGCATGAATACGCACGAAGGGGGAACGATTGCAGAGGAATACCGGGTAGCCACCATTATCGACAAAGTCGACACCGTCGCGACTGCGTTCATGGGCTTAACGATGCGCTGTGCCCAGTGCCACGACCATAAATACGATCCGATTTCTCAGCGTGACTACTATCGATTCTTTGCGTTCTTCAATACATCCACCGAACCAGGCAAAGGCGGGGTCAACGGTAATACGAAACCAATGATCTCCGTCGATCCCATCTTGCCGGATGACGCCGCATTTCGAGCGTCACTGGAGTCACGCATCGCATCACTCCAGCATGCCAAAGCAAATCCGGAAAATCTGCTCGGTGATGCCAGGCAAGTGTGGGAACGTGAAACGCTCGCGAAGGCAGACGCCAGTCTGGTAACCCAAGCCGTGACGACTTTCGTATCACGTGCGTTGCCGATGCCATTTTTCGCTGCCAGCGAATTTCCTCCGCAACTCGACCTTGTCGCTGCGTTGCGGAAGCCGGACCAGGAACGCAGCCTAGAAGACCAAAACTTAGTCGCTGCTGAGTTTGGCAAAGCCAACACGGACATGGGCAAACTCGTCGCGAGTATCGATGGGGAGATCGATCTGCTGCGAAAATCTCTCGCCTCTGGGAAGACATCGGTCATGGTGATGAACGAGGACGCTGCCGATCGCCTGACCCCCATCCTGATGCGTGGCCAGTACGACCAACACGGCGAAATTGTCGATCCAGGGATCCCGGAGATCCTCGGAAGCCTGCCACCTTCGACCCGCGCAGACCGCCTCGCGTTGGCCGACTGGCTGATCGATCCCGATCATCCGCTCACCGCCCGGGTGGCGGTAAACCGCTATTGGCAAATGCTCTTTGGAACAGGGATCGTCAAGACGAGCGAAGATTTTGGCTCGCAAGGCGAATGGCCTTCGCATCCGGAATTGCTCGATTGGTTGGCGGCCGAGTTTTTGGAGTCCGACTGGAATGTGCGCGACTTACTGAAACGCATGCTGATGTCGCGGACCTATCGCCAATCCTCCAATGTCGACGAGGAGTTACTGGAGGTGGATCCGTATAACCGACTCTATGCTCGAGCGCCACGTTTTCGCCTCTCCGCCGAAGCCGTTCGAGATAGTGAACTTGCCATTGCAGGATTGCTCAACACAGCCGTGGGTGGCCCCAGTGTGTACCCACCGCAGCCACTGGGGCTATGGAAAGAGGTCAGCCACTTTGGCTACGGCGGCTTTTTCTCGGCGCAGCATTACTTTGCTGACCGCGACGAAGAAGTGTATCGCCGCAGCCTCTACATGTTTTGGAAACGCACTTCGCCGCCGCCTGTGATGACAACTTTCGACGCTCCCAGTCGCGAGACCTGTACCGTGCGACGCTCGCTGACCAACACGCCGCTGCAGGCTCTCGTGCTGATGAATGCACCCCAATTCGTAGAGGCCTCACGGGGACTCGCGATGCGGATGTTGAACGCCGGCGAGTCCGTGGTCGCCCAGATTGGTCATGGTTTTCGGCTTGCCACCGCACGAAATCCATCCCCTGATGAGCTAGAGATTTTAAGTGCCGCCTATGAGCGACAATTGGCATATTTCACTGCGTCGCCTGATCGGGCCGCGAGTTACCTGGGGCGCCAAGACTCTCGAACTATGAATGCCGTGGATAGCGCCGCGGTCCAGCGCACTGATCGTACTGGCCACATTAATTACGGAGCGATCAGCGACTATCCCCAAATCGCTGCGATGAGCTCGGTCGCATCGCTGATTCTCAACCTTGACGAAACGATCACACGCGAATGA
- a CDS encoding TMEM14 family protein, with translation MDFPVIVTAIFGAFVVFGGVMGYVKASSKASLIAGSITGGLLLLSAFLMARGITAGAILGMVVSLLLVAQFGASLRKKFKIMPNLLVVILGLITLGTLIFRLVA, from the coding sequence GTGGACTTTCCGGTAATCGTAACAGCCATCTTTGGAGCATTTGTCGTCTTCGGAGGAGTCATGGGCTATGTCAAAGCTTCGAGCAAGGCATCTTTGATCGCTGGCAGCATCACGGGCGGCCTGCTTCTGCTCTCGGCGTTCCTCATGGCGCGAGGGATCACAGCAGGTGCCATTCTAGGGATGGTAGTTTCGCTGCTATTGGTTGCCCAGTTTGGCGCGTCGTTACGGAAAAAGTTCAAAATCATGCCCAACCTGCTGGTCGTCATCCTGGGATTGATCACCCTCGGCACGCTCATTTTCCGTTTGGTCGCTTAG
- the rlmKL gene encoding bifunctional 23S rRNA (guanine(2069)-N(7))-methyltransferase RlmK/23S rRNA (guanine(2445)-N(2))-methyltransferase RlmL, producing MHSQQQELDLIAACAFGLEAIVRRELSGLGIDATIGESGRVHFRGNLETVAKANLWLRCADRVLIRVAEFAAADFDALFETTKAISWGDWIPVDGEFTVTGRSVKSTLTSVPACQRAVKRAIVDAMRRDHATETLPETGASYPVDIALLKDTATITIDTTGRSLHRRGYRSAVTAAPLKETLAAAMVMLSYWKRDRPLVDPFCGSGTILIEAAMIGRNMAPGQSREFRFEQWQDAPREAILQLRTEALQGVLEPLPQRLLGSDTDFRVLRFARENAEAAGVTADVHFETADVRDSRSSRRFGCLITNPPYGMRLGRDWEIEELYAALPNVLRHLPTWSFYFLTSFSAFEKVLGRSADRRRKLYNGRIECTYYQFQGPKPVADSPRTSASPDTAVASEVVPAAPERVDDASGDREAQSVASEPQLEKSPRPYVHAVGEAAFGALADNAQHQADLFATRLRKRAKHFRKMMARRNITCFRLYERDVPEIPLVVDRYENYLHLSEFERPHDRDAAQHAAWLDLMAATAGEALDVPKQNVFLKRRSRQRGNTQHEKISQTDQRIPVQEGGLTFLVNLADYIDTGLFLDHRVTRGMVREQSAGKHVLNLFAYTGSFTTYAAAGGAASTTSVDLSQTYLDWAQENLKANGLSGPQHQFAAMDIGEFIRRHRTGEVYDLVICDPPTFSNSKRTDEDWNVQTDAVPLLNNILKLVRPGGVIFFSTNFRRFKFDIESLTATAIHEISKQTVPDEFRNRRIHRCWRIEK from the coding sequence ATGCACTCTCAACAACAAGAATTGGATCTCATCGCTGCGTGTGCCTTTGGGCTCGAAGCGATCGTACGACGCGAACTCTCTGGGCTGGGGATCGACGCCACCATCGGTGAATCCGGACGAGTGCATTTCCGCGGTAACCTGGAGACAGTTGCCAAGGCCAATCTATGGTTACGCTGTGCTGATCGAGTACTGATCCGCGTTGCGGAATTCGCTGCCGCTGACTTTGACGCCCTGTTTGAAACGACCAAAGCGATTAGCTGGGGTGATTGGATTCCCGTCGATGGTGAATTCACGGTCACTGGCCGCAGTGTGAAGTCGACCCTGACGAGCGTGCCGGCGTGCCAGCGCGCGGTCAAACGAGCGATTGTCGATGCGATGCGTCGCGATCATGCTACCGAAACCCTGCCTGAAACGGGGGCATCGTACCCGGTCGATATCGCATTACTAAAAGATACTGCCACCATCACGATCGACACGACGGGGCGTAGCCTGCACCGCCGTGGATACCGCTCCGCCGTCACGGCCGCACCGCTCAAAGAAACCCTCGCTGCAGCCATGGTGATGCTGAGCTATTGGAAGCGGGATCGGCCGCTCGTTGATCCGTTCTGTGGCAGCGGCACGATTCTCATCGAAGCAGCGATGATCGGCCGCAACATGGCGCCAGGCCAATCTCGCGAGTTTCGATTTGAGCAGTGGCAGGATGCACCGCGTGAAGCGATCCTGCAGCTTCGTACGGAGGCATTGCAAGGCGTGCTCGAGCCACTGCCGCAGCGACTGCTCGGCAGCGATACTGATTTTCGGGTCCTGCGGTTCGCTCGCGAAAACGCCGAGGCGGCGGGAGTAACGGCCGACGTGCATTTTGAGACTGCGGATGTTCGCGATTCGCGTAGCAGCCGGCGGTTCGGATGCCTGATCACCAACCCACCCTACGGCATGCGACTCGGTCGTGACTGGGAGATTGAAGAACTCTACGCCGCGCTGCCCAATGTTTTACGGCATCTACCGACATGGTCCTTCTATTTCCTGACTTCATTTTCCGCGTTCGAAAAGGTGCTCGGTCGCAGCGCCGATCGTCGGCGCAAGCTTTACAACGGCCGCATTGAGTGTACCTACTACCAATTTCAAGGTCCCAAGCCAGTCGCGGATTCGCCGCGCACATCGGCGTCGCCTGACACCGCAGTAGCGTCTGAGGTAGTGCCAGCTGCGCCGGAGAGAGTCGACGACGCTAGCGGTGATCGCGAGGCACAGTCAGTTGCCTCTGAGCCGCAGCTGGAGAAATCCCCGCGACCGTATGTGCACGCCGTTGGCGAGGCTGCCTTTGGTGCATTGGCGGATAACGCACAGCACCAAGCTGACCTGTTTGCGACGCGGCTGCGGAAACGTGCCAAGCATTTTCGGAAGATGATGGCGCGGCGTAACATTACTTGTTTCCGTCTTTATGAACGTGACGTGCCCGAAATCCCACTGGTCGTGGATCGTTACGAAAACTACCTTCACCTGAGTGAGTTTGAACGGCCACACGATCGCGACGCCGCTCAACATGCTGCTTGGTTGGATCTCATGGCCGCCACTGCCGGCGAGGCACTCGATGTGCCCAAACAGAACGTGTTTCTGAAACGACGTTCACGCCAGCGGGGAAACACCCAGCACGAGAAGATCTCGCAAACCGACCAAAGGATTCCTGTCCAGGAAGGTGGTCTCACCTTCCTGGTTAATCTTGCGGACTATATCGATACCGGGTTGTTTCTGGACCACCGCGTCACGCGTGGTATGGTTCGCGAACAGTCTGCTGGCAAGCATGTTCTGAATCTTTTTGCGTACACCGGTTCATTCACTACCTACGCGGCCGCAGGCGGCGCCGCATCGACGACGAGCGTCGATCTCTCGCAGACCTACCTCGACTGGGCACAAGAAAATCTGAAAGCCAACGGTTTGAGCGGCCCCCAACATCAGTTCGCGGCAATGGACATCGGTGAATTCATTCGCCGCCATCGGACCGGTGAGGTATATGATCTCGTCATCTGCGACCCACCCACGTTCTCCAACAGCAAACGCACCGATGAAGACTGGAACGTGCAAACCGACGCCGTGCCATTGCTCAACAACATTCTGAAACTGGTCCGACCGGGCGGCGTGATCTTCTTCTCCACCAACTTTCGCAGATTTAAGTTTGATATCGAGTCGCTCACCGCGACCGCGATCCATGAAATCTCCAAACAAACGGTTCCTGACGAGTTTCGCAATCGCCGCATCCATCGCTGTTGGCGAATCGAGAAGTAG
- a CDS encoding DMT family transporter, translating to MSWVFLVIAGLLEAGWAIGLKYTHGFTKLVPSVLTILGIIASMYLLALAARTLPIGTAYAVWVGIGTFGTIVLGMTFLGEPVNAGRVFFLILLMVSIIGLKLTAH from the coding sequence ATGTCATGGGTTTTTCTCGTTATCGCAGGTCTCTTGGAAGCTGGCTGGGCGATTGGCCTCAAGTATACCCACGGCTTCACAAAGCTCGTTCCGAGCGTGCTGACCATTCTGGGTATCATCGCGAGCATGTATCTGCTCGCGCTTGCTGCTCGAACTCTTCCTATCGGGACCGCCTATGCCGTTTGGGTTGGCATCGGCACCTTCGGCACAATTGTCTTAGGCATGACGTTCTTGGGCGAGCCCGTGAACGCCGGACGTGTTTTCTTCCTCATCCTACTGATGGTGTCCATTATCGGATTGAAATTGACCGCACACTAA
- a CDS encoding DUF1501 domain-containing protein: MSTNMQQLASASRRTFISRAFGGVGGLALGSMLDQSAIASAMGTPAGLPHFPPTAKRVIYLFMSGGPSHIDLFDYKPVLEQKHGEELPPSVRGDQRLTGMTAGQKGFPVCGPIGNFARHGECETWISDLLPHTSKIADDIAIVRSMNTEAINHDPGITYINTGSQIPGQPSAGAWASYGLGSENQNMPAYVVLLSQGNGKNPGQPIFSRLWGSGFLPSSHQGVMLRSSGDPVLYLNDPAGITRENRREQLDDLAALNRLKFQTSGDPEIETRISQYEMAFRMQAAAPEIADLSDEPAHTFEMYGEDARQPGTYAFNCLMARRMAERDVRFIQLFHRGWDQHVSLQPHLRAQCLDTDRASAALVTDLKNRGLLDDTLVIWGGEFGRTAYSQGALGSGRDHHGRCFSTWMAGGGIQGGISHGQTDEFAYNIAEDGVHIRDLNATMLHCLGIDHERFTYRFQGLDQKLTGVEHARVVKEVLI, translated from the coding sequence ATGAGTACGAACATGCAGCAACTTGCATCAGCCTCTCGCCGTACGTTCATCAGCCGAGCGTTCGGCGGTGTCGGTGGTCTGGCCCTGGGATCAATGCTCGATCAAAGTGCAATCGCGAGTGCCATGGGCACACCTGCAGGGTTGCCGCACTTTCCACCGACCGCGAAACGCGTCATTTACTTATTTATGTCTGGCGGCCCGTCGCACATCGACCTGTTTGACTACAAGCCCGTACTTGAACAGAAACACGGCGAGGAGCTCCCACCGAGCGTCCGTGGTGACCAACGGTTGACGGGAATGACAGCGGGTCAAAAAGGGTTTCCGGTTTGCGGACCGATCGGCAACTTCGCCCGGCACGGAGAGTGCGAGACATGGATCAGCGACCTGCTTCCTCACACGTCAAAGATTGCCGATGACATCGCCATCGTCCGCTCGATGAATACGGAAGCGATCAATCACGATCCGGGCATTACTTACATCAACACAGGCTCTCAGATTCCTGGCCAGCCCAGTGCGGGGGCATGGGCGAGCTACGGTCTCGGTAGCGAGAACCAAAACATGCCGGCCTATGTGGTGCTGCTCTCCCAGGGCAACGGCAAGAACCCTGGTCAGCCAATCTTTTCGAGGCTGTGGGGTAGCGGATTTTTGCCGTCGAGTCACCAGGGCGTCATGCTCCGCAGCAGCGGTGATCCCGTCCTGTACCTGAACGATCCCGCCGGCATCACACGCGAGAACCGCCGCGAGCAGCTCGACGATTTAGCCGCACTGAATCGGCTGAAATTTCAGACCAGCGGGGATCCGGAAATAGAGACTCGCATTTCGCAGTACGAAATGGCGTTCCGGATGCAGGCCGCCGCTCCAGAGATTGCGGATCTCTCGGATGAACCCGCGCACACATTCGAAATGTACGGCGAGGACGCCCGCCAGCCCGGGACCTATGCATTTAACTGTCTGATGGCCCGCCGCATGGCCGAGCGAGATGTGCGGTTCATTCAGCTTTTCCACCGTGGCTGGGATCAACACGTCAGTCTCCAGCCCCATCTCCGCGCCCAGTGCCTCGATACCGACCGGGCGTCGGCGGCGCTCGTCACCGATTTGAAAAATCGTGGATTATTGGATGATACGCTCGTCATCTGGGGCGGCGAGTTCGGCCGCACCGCTTATAGCCAGGGTGCGCTCGGCAGCGGTCGCGATCACCACGGGCGATGCTTCAGCACGTGGATGGCTGGTGGTGGGATTCAGGGTGGAATTTCACACGGTCAAACCGATGAGTTTGCTTACAACATCGCCGAAGATGGAGTCCATATCCGTGACCTCAACGCGACAATGCTGCACTGCCTGGGAATCGACCACGAACGATTCACTTATCGGTTCCAAGGCCTCGATCAAAAACTTACCGGCGTGGAACATGCCCGCGTCGTGAAAGAAGTCTTGATCTAA
- the rpsB gene encoding 30S ribosomal protein S2 gives MANEIVKEMIESGVHFGHRTSLWNPKMAPYIFGKKNQIHILDIRETLRGLLRAKKYLSQVAAGGSLILFVGTKRQAGEAVEEQSLRCGMPFVSERWLGGTLTNFRTIRSRLGRLEELEDLRSGEKINAYSKKMQSSLNREYRKMYRNLNGLRTMNRLPEVMFIVDPGKERNAVREAKRLGITTVALIDTDSDPSQIDLPIPGNDDGIRSVEMIMRELADAVIAGKGAVQTQASDAGAPAAQSEAPAATEAPAAAEPVAEAAASEPASE, from the coding sequence ATGGCAAACGAAATTGTTAAAGAGATGATCGAGTCGGGCGTCCACTTTGGACACCGTACCAGTCTCTGGAACCCCAAGATGGCTCCGTACATCTTCGGTAAGAAAAACCAGATCCACATCCTCGACATCCGCGAAACGCTCCGTGGATTGCTGCGTGCCAAGAAGTATTTGTCGCAAGTGGCCGCTGGCGGTAGCTTGATTCTGTTCGTCGGTACCAAACGTCAAGCAGGCGAAGCCGTCGAAGAGCAGTCGCTGCGTTGCGGGATGCCATTTGTCAGCGAACGCTGGCTCGGTGGAACGTTGACGAACTTCCGCACCATTCGCAGTCGTCTGGGCCGTTTGGAAGAGCTCGAAGATCTGCGCAGTGGCGAAAAGATCAACGCCTACAGCAAAAAAATGCAGTCGTCGCTCAACCGTGAATACCGCAAAATGTATCGCAACCTGAACGGTTTGCGGACGATGAACCGTCTGCCCGAGGTGATGTTCATCGTCGACCCCGGCAAAGAGCGGAATGCTGTTCGCGAAGCAAAACGATTGGGCATCACGACTGTTGCCCTGATCGATACGGACAGCGATCCCAGCCAAATCGATCTGCCGATTCCTGGCAACGATGACGGCATCCGTAGCGTTGAGATGATCATGCGTGAACTCGCCGATGCGGTCATCGCAGGCAAGGGTGCAGTCCAGACTCAAGCATCTGACGCTGGCGCGCCAGCCGCTCAGAGCGAAGCTCCTGCTGCCACCGAAGCCCCTGCAGCAGCTGAGCCTGTCGCTGAAGCCGCCGCCAGCGAACCTGCTAGCGAGTAA
- a CDS encoding NUDIX hydrolase yields the protein MDLPPAAGPPAQRIEDAFAFCPRCAAPNLTPGSIPFRCGSCGLAIYFGPVAAVGALILDEEGRLLLVRRARDPGMHQWGLPGGFVDQGETAEQALRREVLEETQLTLVQSELLTTGPNRYTHTGATADVLDLFYLCRVKSTQPVILAPSELCEYRWCVPGADILGNMAFPSNRKAIELWLSQREG from the coding sequence ATGGACCTGCCCCCTGCTGCCGGTCCACCGGCTCAGCGAATCGAAGATGCGTTTGCTTTCTGCCCCCGCTGCGCGGCGCCCAACCTCACGCCGGGATCGATCCCGTTCCGCTGTGGTAGCTGCGGCCTGGCAATTTATTTTGGTCCAGTCGCAGCCGTCGGTGCATTGATTTTGGATGAGGAAGGCCGGTTGTTACTGGTACGCCGGGCACGGGATCCCGGCATGCATCAATGGGGTTTGCCCGGCGGTTTCGTTGACCAAGGTGAGACCGCCGAACAAGCACTCCGGCGGGAGGTGCTCGAGGAAACTCAGCTGACCCTGGTGCAGTCGGAGCTACTCACGACCGGTCCGAATCGTTATACGCATACCGGGGCGACCGCCGATGTGCTGGACCTATTCTATCTGTGCCGCGTGAAATCGACTCAACCCGTTATCCTCGCTCCCAGTGAGCTGTGCGAGTATCGCTGGTGCGTTCCCGGTGCTGATATCCTGGGGAACATGGCGTTCCCGTCCAACCGCAAAGCGATTGAGCTATGGCTATCGCAGCGAGAGGGGTAG
- the tsf gene encoding translation elongation factor Ts, whose product MSISAKDVSELRKSTGAGMMDCKKALEESGGDMEGALDYLRKKGKKVAEKRADRDANEGVVVVIAEGKKGLLLALSCETDFVAKNESFIALTERIARLAMDNGAASVDEVNSLEIEGTTVKEHLVTETGRTGEKIEVSDVQVVEGENIASYIHAGSKIGVLVSYKDGGKDEAPQFFRGVAMHIAAMKPSILHPDEFDAEFVEKETEALKAQIIAENELNEKENLGKPVKNVPQYASRRQLTPAVLAATEEAIKAELKAEGKPEKIWDKIVPGKLERFIADNTALDQERCLLSQFYALDDTKTVEVAVKSLSPEAEIIEFKRVAVN is encoded by the coding sequence ATGAGCATTTCTGCCAAAGACGTAAGCGAGTTGAGAAAGTCAACGGGCGCCGGCATGATGGATTGCAAAAAGGCACTCGAGGAATCGGGTGGCGATATGGAAGGTGCCCTCGATTACCTTCGCAAAAAGGGCAAGAAAGTCGCTGAAAAGCGTGCCGATCGCGATGCCAACGAAGGTGTTGTCGTGGTCATTGCCGAAGGTAAAAAAGGACTCCTGCTGGCCCTGAGCTGCGAAACTGACTTTGTTGCTAAAAACGAAAGTTTCATCGCATTGACCGAACGCATCGCTCGCTTGGCGATGGACAACGGTGCCGCGAGTGTCGACGAAGTCAATTCGTTGGAGATCGAAGGCACGACTGTGAAGGAGCATCTCGTTACCGAAACAGGCCGTACCGGTGAGAAGATCGAAGTTTCCGATGTCCAAGTCGTCGAAGGCGAAAACATCGCTTCGTACATTCACGCCGGAAGCAAGATCGGCGTGCTGGTATCCTACAAAGATGGCGGTAAGGACGAAGCACCTCAGTTCTTCCGTGGCGTAGCGATGCACATTGCCGCGATGAAGCCTTCGATCCTACACCCTGACGAATTCGATGCCGAGTTTGTTGAGAAGGAAACCGAAGCTCTCAAGGCCCAAATCATTGCTGAGAACGAACTCAATGAGAAGGAAAACCTTGGCAAACCGGTCAAGAACGTGCCCCAGTACGCCAGCCGTCGCCAACTGACGCCTGCCGTCCTGGCCGCGACTGAGGAAGCGATCAAGGCCGAACTGAAAGCCGAAGGCAAACCGGAAAAGATCTGGGACAAGATTGTTCCTGGCAAGCTCGAGCGTTTCATTGCCGATAACACTGCATTGGATCAAGAACGCTGCCTGCTGAGCCAGTTTTACGCTCTTGACGATACGAAGACGGTTGAAGTGGCTGTTAAGTCGCTCAGCCCCGAAGCTGAGATCATCGAGTTCAAACGCGTTGCCGTGAACTGA
- a CDS encoding putative sugar nucleotidyl transferase, with protein MLIYCFEDERVEKLAPIIHARPAYAITCAGYRLVDWLHELQRQSNDARIVGDVRSYLQAIQVADYGLDLVPHSIVSPDPSAADISDVLLVNARLVPSVGNLQSLRQLVHEQRFAVIMSSGDGGETEMEPDGDAEPTSAGVVLAAWLPAAEVAKSLGRAAKVVAEQVDAAMKLEGGRRKASRESAPTPAYAALCRHAATTASRSSLRLHELRWPHDVVSAHMKCISGSIEYRISVGNYSQLEDGVFVGAGVSLGEYESIQTAGGAIVLDDNVQVGPFCYLEGPMYAGANTRVIEHSSIKDGVSLGHTAKIGGEVEASVIEPFTNKQHHGFLGHSYLGSWINLGAGTCNSDLKNTYGKINIQYGEEKIATGMQFLGCIMGDYSKSAINTGIFTGKVIGVCSMMYGFVTGNVPSYVNYARLFGQTSLLPPEVMVSTQARMFARRKTKQRQEDIDLIHAMYHRTETERLLSDQLGF; from the coding sequence ATGCTGATTTACTGTTTTGAAGACGAACGTGTTGAGAAGCTGGCTCCTATCATCCACGCCCGACCGGCGTATGCGATCACCTGTGCTGGCTATCGCTTGGTGGACTGGCTCCATGAGCTGCAACGCCAGAGCAACGATGCTAGGATAGTCGGTGACGTCCGCAGCTACCTGCAGGCGATCCAGGTCGCTGACTACGGGCTGGACCTCGTGCCACATTCGATTGTATCTCCGGATCCGTCGGCAGCCGACATTTCCGATGTGTTGTTGGTCAATGCACGTTTGGTGCCGTCCGTCGGCAACCTGCAGAGCCTCCGTCAGCTGGTCCACGAGCAGCGATTCGCAGTCATCATGTCCTCCGGTGACGGCGGTGAGACTGAAATGGAACCGGATGGAGACGCAGAACCCACCAGCGCCGGCGTGGTGCTGGCTGCGTGGTTGCCCGCCGCCGAGGTTGCTAAGTCGCTTGGACGCGCAGCCAAAGTCGTGGCGGAACAAGTCGACGCGGCAATGAAGCTGGAGGGAGGACGTCGAAAAGCGTCGCGTGAGAGCGCCCCCACCCCTGCCTACGCCGCCCTGTGCCGGCATGCGGCAACGACAGCCAGTCGTTCGTCACTGCGGCTCCATGAATTAAGATGGCCGCACGACGTTGTCTCGGCGCACATGAAATGCATCAGTGGATCGATCGAATATCGAATTTCCGTGGGGAACTACAGCCAACTCGAAGATGGCGTGTTTGTCGGCGCAGGGGTCTCCCTCGGTGAGTACGAATCGATCCAGACAGCCGGCGGGGCGATTGTTCTCGATGATAACGTCCAGGTCGGCCCATTTTGTTATCTCGAAGGTCCCATGTATGCAGGCGCCAACACACGTGTGATCGAGCACTCCTCCATCAAAGATGGTGTCTCGTTGGGGCACACCGCTAAGATAGGTGGAGAGGTCGAGGCGTCTGTGATCGAGCCATTCACTAACAAGCAGCACCACGGTTTTCTCGGCCACAGCTATCTCGGTAGCTGGATCAATCTCGGGGCCGGAACGTGCAACAGCGACCTAAAAAACACCTATGGCAAAATCAATATCCAATATGGTGAAGAGAAAATTGCCACCGGGATGCAGTTCCTCGGTTGTATCATGGGAGATTACTCAAAAAGCGCTATCAACACGGGCATCTTCACAGGCAAGGTGATCGGCGTGTGCAGCATGATGTACGGGTTCGTCACGGGAAATGTGCCCAGCTACGTCAATTATGCTCGGCTGTTTGGCCAAACCTCGCTGTTGCCCCCCGAAGTGATGGTGAGCACTCAGGCTCGCATGTTCGCTCGCCGAAAGACGAAGCAGCGACAGGAGGACATCGATCTGATTCACGCGATGTACCACCGCACTGAGACCGAGCGGCTGCTTTCGGATCAACTGGGTTTTTGA